The following coding sequences lie in one Polynucleobacter necessarius genomic window:
- the tpiA gene encoding triose-phosphate isomerase, with translation MRPLIIIGNWKMNGSLGSNQDWIKTVARGMESGMPAGRKFAVCPPFPYLAQCASLIKEHSLAFLSLGAQDASSQVLGAYTGEVSAPMLKELGCQYVIVGHSERRQMHHEVDETVASKALQVLDNGMTPVICVGETAVERNSGRAEEIVCGQVAKQVSVLQDRLADCLIAYEPVWAIGTGKVASAQVAQDMHRAIRLQLAEFDEDVASHVGILYGGSVKPDNAVELFAMPDIDGGLVGGASLDPQDFLAICKA, from the coding sequence ATGCGCCCACTGATCATTATTGGTAACTGGAAAATGAATGGCAGTCTTGGTAGCAATCAAGACTGGATCAAGACCGTTGCTAGAGGAATGGAAAGTGGTATGCCTGCAGGACGTAAGTTTGCAGTGTGTCCACCGTTTCCATACTTGGCTCAGTGTGCCAGCTTAATCAAGGAACACTCCTTGGCATTTTTAAGCCTTGGAGCGCAAGATGCATCGTCACAAGTGTTGGGTGCTTATACCGGTGAAGTAAGTGCGCCAATGCTCAAAGAACTGGGCTGTCAATATGTGATTGTTGGCCACTCTGAGCGACGTCAAATGCATCATGAGGTGGATGAAACTGTCGCTTCCAAGGCGCTACAAGTTTTGGATAATGGCATGACTCCTGTGATTTGTGTGGGTGAGACTGCGGTTGAGCGGAACTCGGGCAGGGCGGAGGAAATTGTTTGTGGCCAAGTGGCAAAACAAGTCTCAGTTCTGCAGGACCGGCTCGCCGACTGCTTAATCGCCTATGAGCCTGTTTGGGCTATTGGTACAGGAAAAGTAGCGAGTGCCCAGGTTGCACAAGACATGCACCGCGCTATTCGATTGCAATTAGCGGAATTTGATGAAGATGTGGCGTCTCACGTCGGAATTTTGTACGGCGGCAGTGTCAAGCCTGACAACGCCGTTGAATTATTTGCCATGCCAGATATTGATGGTGGATTGGTTGGGGGTGCATCATTAGATCCTCAAGACTTTCTAGCTATCTGTAAGGCATAG
- a CDS encoding NAD(P)H-quinone oxidoreductase — MRVIEIKEYGAPEMLVPGTRPDPAVPAAGSGEVLIRVLAAGINRPDVLQRKGFYPVPAGASDIPGLEVAGEIIGGDLAHADNAFGLKLGDKVCALVQGGGYADLCIAPIAQCLPYPSGFTDQEAAALPETFYTVWSNVFMRGELSAGETLLVQGGSSGIGVTAILLAKALGHKVFVTAGTDEKCAACLQLGADLAINYKTQDFVEEVKKATDGKGVNVVLDMVTGDYVQREIDCLADDGRIVIIAIQGGSKAEVSTNQILRRRLTITGSTLRPRPVSFKKQISKQLFDNVWPLLNAGKLKPAIYQTFTLDQAADAHRLMESSEHVGKIVLTV, encoded by the coding sequence ATGCGGGTAATTGAGATCAAAGAATACGGCGCACCAGAAATGCTGGTGCCAGGCACTCGTCCAGATCCAGCTGTTCCTGCTGCTGGTTCTGGAGAAGTGTTAATTCGGGTTTTGGCGGCGGGCATTAATCGCCCTGATGTTTTGCAGCGTAAGGGGTTTTACCCAGTGCCAGCTGGTGCTTCAGACATTCCTGGTCTAGAAGTAGCTGGCGAGATCATTGGTGGTGACTTAGCTCACGCAGATAATGCTTTTGGTTTAAAGCTGGGCGATAAAGTTTGCGCATTGGTGCAGGGCGGCGGTTACGCTGACTTGTGTATCGCTCCAATTGCTCAGTGCCTGCCATATCCAAGCGGTTTTACCGATCAAGAAGCTGCTGCACTACCAGAAACTTTTTATACCGTATGGAGCAATGTTTTCATGCGTGGCGAGCTATCTGCTGGTGAGACACTCTTAGTGCAAGGGGGTTCTAGTGGGATCGGCGTGACTGCTATTTTGCTGGCGAAAGCTCTAGGCCATAAAGTATTTGTTACTGCAGGCACTGATGAGAAATGCGCTGCTTGCCTTCAGTTGGGCGCAGACCTAGCAATCAACTACAAAACTCAAGATTTTGTTGAAGAAGTCAAAAAAGCGACTGATGGTAAGGGTGTTAACGTAGTTCTAGATATGGTGACTGGCGATTATGTTCAACGTGAGATTGACTGCTTGGCTGATGATGGCCGGATTGTGATTATTGCTATCCAAGGTGGATCGAAAGCTGAGGTCAGCACCAATCAAATTCTAAGACGTCGCTTGACTATTACTGGTTCAACATTACGTCCACGACCAGTATCATTTAAGAAGCAAATTTCTAAGCAATTATTTGACAATGTCTGGCCTTTACTCAATGCAGGCAAGCTAAAGCCAGCTATCTATCAAACATTTACGCTTGATCAAGCTGCAGATGCCCATCGATTGATGGAGTCTTCTGAGCACGTTGGCAAGATAGTTTTGACGGTTTAG
- the pnp gene encoding polyribonucleotide nucleotidyltransferase, with product MTMFKKAVKSFQWGNHQVTMETGEIARQAGGAVIVNVDDTVVMGTVVASRSAKPGQDFFPLTVDYLEKTYAAGKIPGGFFRREGRPSEGETLISRLIDRPIRPLFPEGFYNEVQVVVHVLSINPKVPSDIPALIAASAALAVSGIPFSGPVGAARVGYANGQYLLNPTRTEQTTSELDLIVAGTQAAVLMVESEANQLSEEVMLGAVVFGHEQMQTAINAINDLVREAGKPEWDWQAAPKDEPLIAKVTALAEGPLREAYQIRQKGARSDKLKAITKEVLAQLALEGEVDDVAVGNILFEIEAKIVRSQILNGEPRIDGRDTRTVRPIEIRNGVLPRTHGSALFTRGETQALVVATLGTARDEQIIDALEGEYRDRFMFHYNMPPFATGETGRVGSPKRREIGHGRLAKRALIPVLPSPEDFAYSIRVVSEITESNGSSSMASVCGGCLAMMDAGVPVKAHVAGVAMGLILDGNRFAVLTDILGDEDHLGDMDFKVAGTANGITALQMDIKVQGITKEIMQVALAQAKEGRLHILSKMQEAMGSVRTELSAHAPRMVSFKIHPDKIREVIGKGGATIQALTKETGCSIDIKDDGTVTIASTSAEGMAEAKARIEGITAEAEVGKIYEGPVVKLLEFGALVNILPGKDGLLHISEISNERVKEVKDVLQEGQVVRVKLLAADERGRLRLSLKAALADEGGAIAPLADGTEAITEVAPASDQTA from the coding sequence ATGACTATGTTTAAAAAAGCAGTAAAAAGTTTTCAATGGGGCAATCATCAAGTAACTATGGAAACAGGCGAGATTGCTCGTCAAGCAGGCGGTGCTGTCATTGTTAACGTGGATGACACCGTAGTAATGGGCACAGTCGTTGCCTCTAGGTCTGCAAAGCCAGGCCAAGACTTTTTCCCATTAACCGTTGATTACCTAGAGAAGACATACGCAGCCGGCAAGATTCCTGGTGGTTTCTTCCGTCGCGAAGGCCGTCCATCTGAAGGTGAGACATTGATCTCCCGTTTGATCGACCGTCCAATTCGTCCATTGTTTCCTGAAGGTTTTTACAACGAAGTTCAGGTTGTAGTGCATGTTCTCTCTATTAATCCAAAAGTGCCCTCTGATATTCCTGCCTTGATCGCTGCTTCAGCAGCTTTGGCAGTTTCTGGTATCCCATTTAGCGGTCCTGTTGGCGCAGCTCGCGTTGGTTATGCAAATGGTCAGTACTTATTGAATCCAACACGTACAGAGCAAACTACTAGCGAACTCGATTTGATCGTTGCAGGTACACAAGCTGCCGTGTTAATGGTTGAATCTGAAGCTAATCAACTCTCTGAAGAAGTGATGTTAGGTGCAGTGGTGTTTGGTCACGAGCAAATGCAAACTGCAATTAACGCGATTAATGATTTGGTGCGTGAAGCAGGCAAACCTGAGTGGGATTGGCAAGCCGCTCCTAAGGATGAACCATTGATTGCTAAAGTTACTGCATTGGCAGAAGGTCCATTGCGTGAGGCATATCAAATTCGTCAAAAGGGTGCTCGCTCAGACAAATTGAAGGCAATCACTAAAGAAGTATTGGCTCAATTAGCGCTGGAAGGTGAAGTGGATGATGTTGCTGTTGGCAATATCTTGTTTGAAATTGAAGCCAAGATTGTTCGTAGCCAGATTTTGAATGGTGAGCCACGGATTGATGGTCGTGATACTCGCACAGTGCGCCCAATCGAAATTCGTAATGGCGTATTGCCGCGTACCCACGGTTCTGCATTGTTTACTCGTGGCGAAACTCAGGCTCTCGTGGTAGCAACTTTAGGCACTGCCCGTGATGAGCAAATTATTGATGCGCTCGAAGGTGAATACCGCGATCGCTTCATGTTCCACTACAACATGCCTCCGTTTGCTACTGGTGAAACTGGCCGTGTAGGTAGCCCGAAGCGTCGTGAAATTGGTCACGGTCGTTTGGCTAAGCGTGCATTGATTCCAGTATTGCCAAGTCCAGAAGATTTTGCATACAGCATTCGCGTGGTTTCCGAGATTACTGAGTCAAACGGCTCATCATCAATGGCTTCTGTTTGCGGTGGCTGTCTGGCGATGATGGATGCTGGTGTTCCTGTTAAGGCGCACGTTGCTGGTGTGGCAATGGGTTTGATTTTGGATGGCAATCGTTTTGCAGTATTGACAGACATCTTGGGTGATGAAGATCACCTAGGTGACATGGACTTTAAGGTTGCTGGTACAGCAAATGGTATTACCGCCTTGCAGATGGATATTAAGGTTCAAGGGATTACTAAAGAAATTATGCAAGTTGCCTTAGCGCAAGCAAAAGAAGGTCGTTTGCATATTTTGAGCAAGATGCAAGAAGCAATGGGTTCAGTTCGTACCGAATTGTCAGCTCACGCTCCACGTATGGTTTCTTTCAAGATTCATCCAGACAAGATTCGTGAAGTGATTGGTAAGGGTGGTGCAACGATCCAGGCCTTGACCAAAGAGACCGGTTGCAGCATCGATATCAAAGATGACGGTACAGTCACCATTGCCTCCACAAGCGCCGAGGGAATGGCTGAAGCCAAAGCTCGTATTGAAGGCATTACTGCTGAAGCTGAGGTTGGCAAGATCTACGAAGGTCCGGTAGTTAAATTGCTGGAGTTCGGCGCATTGGTAAACATCCTCCCAGGCAAGGATGGCCTCTTGCACATCTCTGAGATCTCCAATGAGCGTGTCAAAGAAGTGAAAGACGTTTTGCAAGAAGGTCAGGTAGTGCGCGTGAAGTTATTGGCTGCTGATGAGCGTGGTCGTTTACGCTTGTCTTTAAAAGCAGCATTGGCTGACGAGGGTGGCGCGATCGCTCCTTTGGCTGATGGCACGGAGGCAATCACTGAAGTTGCTCCTGCTTCCGACCAAACCGCTTAA
- the rpsO gene encoding 30S ribosomal protein S15, with the protein MAVADIKTAEIVKENARSVNDTGSPEVQVSLLTARINELTPHFKANAKDHHSRRGLLKMVSRRRRLLDYLKGKDLDRYRALIDKLGLRK; encoded by the coding sequence ATGGCAGTTGCTGATATCAAAACGGCGGAAATCGTCAAAGAAAACGCGCGCAGCGTAAACGATACGGGTAGCCCTGAAGTTCAAGTTTCATTGCTAACAGCCCGTATCAATGAATTAACCCCCCATTTCAAGGCTAACGCCAAAGATCATCACAGCCGTCGCGGTTTGTTGAAGATGGTTTCACGTCGCCGTCGCCTCTTAGATTACCTCAAGGGCAAAGATTTGGATCGCTATCGCGCATTGATCGACAAATTAGGTCTCCGTAAGTAA
- a CDS encoding 2-isopropylmalate synthase: MSDKVIIFDTTLRDGEQSPGASMTKDEKVRIARQLERLKVDVIEAGFAASSEGDFQAISAVAAAVKDSIVCSLARANDKDITRAADALQAANAKRIHAFLATSPLHMAVKLRMSPEEVLEQAKRSIRFARNLASDIEFSAEDGYRSEMDFLCRVVEAVINEGASTINIPDTVGYATPELYGEFIKTLRTRVPNSDKAIWSVHCHNDLGMAVANSLAGVKIGGARQIECTINGLGERAGNTALEEIVMSLRTRKDYFDMVCGIDASQIVPASKLVSQITGFVVQPNKAVVGANAFAHASGIHQDGILKNRETYEIMRAEDVGWTTNKIVLGKLSGRNAFKQRLQELGVTVEAEADINEAFARFKALADQKAEIFDEDIIAIMSDSAAAEEGEHYHFISLSQHSETGERPKSRVTFRMGNKEVSSEAEGNGPVDASLNAIEEIAKSGAEQLLYSVNAITSGTQSQGEVTVRLAKGGRIVNGVGTDPDIIAASAKAYLSALNKLHDPSQAKLNAQMTP; this comes from the coding sequence ATGAGCGACAAAGTAATCATTTTTGATACCACCTTGCGTGATGGCGAACAATCGCCAGGAGCATCCATGACTAAAGATGAGAAGGTCCGTATTGCTCGTCAGTTAGAGCGCCTCAAGGTTGATGTGATTGAGGCCGGTTTTGCTGCTAGCTCTGAAGGAGACTTTCAGGCGATTTCGGCAGTTGCTGCTGCGGTGAAGGATTCAATTGTTTGCTCCTTGGCTAGAGCCAATGACAAAGACATTACTCGTGCTGCGGATGCCTTACAAGCAGCGAATGCTAAACGCATCCACGCGTTTTTGGCTACCAGTCCTTTGCATATGGCGGTCAAGTTGCGCATGTCACCAGAAGAGGTATTGGAGCAGGCTAAGCGTTCTATTCGTTTTGCGCGAAACTTAGCTTCTGATATTGAATTTTCTGCAGAAGATGGCTATCGCTCTGAAATGGATTTCTTGTGCAGAGTAGTCGAGGCCGTGATTAATGAAGGCGCTTCCACCATCAATATTCCTGATACGGTTGGCTATGCAACCCCTGAGCTGTATGGTGAATTTATCAAAACTTTGCGAACCCGCGTACCCAATTCAGATAAGGCCATTTGGTCAGTGCATTGCCATAACGATTTAGGAATGGCTGTTGCCAACTCATTGGCTGGAGTCAAGATTGGCGGTGCTCGCCAGATCGAGTGCACTATCAATGGTTTGGGTGAGCGTGCGGGTAACACGGCCTTGGAAGAGATTGTGATGTCCTTGCGCACACGCAAGGATTACTTCGATATGGTTTGTGGTATCGATGCCAGCCAAATCGTGCCGGCCTCTAAATTGGTCTCTCAAATTACTGGCTTTGTAGTTCAACCAAACAAGGCGGTGGTTGGTGCCAACGCTTTTGCGCATGCCTCTGGTATTCACCAAGATGGTATTCTGAAGAATCGTGAAACTTACGAAATCATGCGCGCTGAAGATGTGGGCTGGACAACCAATAAGATTGTTCTTGGGAAATTATCTGGTCGCAATGCATTCAAACAACGCTTGCAAGAATTGGGTGTCACAGTAGAAGCAGAGGCGGACATTAATGAGGCATTTGCTCGATTTAAAGCTTTGGCTGATCAAAAAGCAGAAATTTTTGATGAGGACATCATTGCCATCATGTCTGATTCTGCTGCTGCAGAAGAGGGTGAGCATTACCACTTCATTTCACTTAGCCAACATTCAGAAACTGGTGAGCGTCCAAAGTCACGGGTTACTTTCCGCATGGGGAATAAAGAGGTTAGTTCTGAAGCAGAGGGTAATGGTCCAGTTGATGCAAGCTTGAACGCAATCGAAGAGATTGCTAAGAGTGGGGCAGAGCAGTTGCTCTATTCTGTCAATGCCATTACTTCAGGAACCCAATCGCAAGGCGAAGTCACGGTACGTTTAGCAAAAGGCGGTCGCATTGTGAATGGAGTTGGTACTGATCCCGACATCATTGCAGCATCAGCCAAGGCATATTTATCGGCTTTGAATAAGCTGCATGACCCTAGTCAGGCGAAATTAAATGCTCAAATGACGCCTTAA
- the pssA gene encoding CDP-diacylglycerol--serine O-phosphatidyltransferase — protein MTTFRRHGRLDRSRLTHLRKPSQDDWAQDLGDPLDYEVEASTHQPRPRNRGIYLLPNAFTTAALFSGFFAIVNATNDQFQVAAIAIFASLVLDGMDGRVARMTNTQSAFGEQYDSLADMVSFGVAPALVAYEWALKDLGKWGWLAAFTYCAGAALRLARFNVNTGVVDKKFFQGLPSPAAGSLIAGFIWLADDNKISVRDTAIPWITFLIAVYAGLTMVSNARFYSGKALDVRYRVPFGVMVLMILTFVLISSNSPLALFGLFVIYSISGYVVWAWEQLSGKRFS, from the coding sequence TTGACAACTTTTCGCCGTCATGGTCGTTTAGACCGAAGTCGACTAACCCATTTGCGCAAACCATCACAAGATGACTGGGCGCAAGATCTTGGTGATCCTTTGGATTACGAAGTAGAAGCATCAACTCATCAACCACGCCCCAGAAATCGCGGCATTTATTTACTTCCAAACGCCTTTACGACTGCAGCGCTGTTCAGTGGTTTCTTTGCGATTGTGAATGCAACGAATGATCAGTTTCAAGTTGCCGCAATCGCCATTTTTGCTTCCTTAGTGTTGGATGGTATGGATGGACGTGTGGCGCGTATGACCAATACGCAAAGCGCGTTTGGAGAGCAATACGACTCTTTGGCCGATATGGTTTCTTTCGGAGTTGCTCCTGCATTAGTTGCCTACGAATGGGCTTTAAAAGATCTGGGTAAGTGGGGCTGGCTAGCCGCATTTACTTATTGTGCTGGTGCTGCCTTGCGCTTAGCTCGTTTCAATGTGAATACGGGCGTAGTTGATAAAAAGTTCTTTCAGGGTTTGCCGAGTCCAGCAGCGGGTTCCTTGATTGCAGGATTTATCTGGTTAGCCGATGACAATAAGATTTCCGTGCGAGATACCGCCATTCCCTGGATTACCTTCTTGATTGCTGTCTATGCTGGCTTAACAATGGTGTCAAATGCTCGTTTTTACAGTGGCAAAGCCTTGGATGTGCGCTATAGAGTGCCTTTTGGCGTCATGGTGCTCATGATCCTCACTTTTGTTTTGATCTCATCCAATTCTCCTTTAGCCTTATTTGGACTATTTGTGATCTACTCGATCTCTGGCTATGTTGTCTGGGCTTGGGAGCAACTGAGCGGTAAACGTTTTAGCTAA
- a CDS encoding phosphatidylserine decarboxylase, producing MMYPYPIIAKEGWPYLALVGVVTLLIHYLGGIGWSWPLMIIFFFVLQFFRDPQRIPALGRDLVLSPADGRIVVVETANDPYAGREALKISVFMNVFNVHSNRSAVNGFVKEIQYFPGKFVNADLDKASTENERNAVVIDANGQTVTLVQVAGLIARRILCYIHVGDRLKAGERYGFIRFGSRVDVYLPLTAEPLVAVGDKVFATNTALARVPGLD from the coding sequence ATGATGTATCCATACCCCATTATTGCGAAAGAAGGTTGGCCCTATTTGGCGCTAGTGGGAGTGGTGACTTTGCTGATCCACTATCTTGGTGGTATCGGGTGGTCATGGCCCCTAATGATTATCTTTTTCTTTGTTCTGCAGTTCTTCCGTGATCCACAGCGCATTCCGGCTCTAGGTCGCGATCTGGTTTTATCTCCTGCTGACGGGCGTATTGTTGTGGTTGAAACAGCAAACGATCCGTACGCTGGACGTGAGGCACTCAAAATTAGTGTTTTCATGAATGTATTTAATGTTCATTCCAATCGCAGCGCGGTCAATGGTTTTGTAAAAGAAATCCAATATTTTCCAGGGAAGTTTGTCAATGCTGATTTGGATAAAGCTTCCACTGAGAACGAACGCAATGCAGTTGTAATTGATGCAAACGGTCAAACGGTCACCTTAGTGCAGGTTGCCGGATTAATTGCCCGCCGTATCCTTTGTTACATCCATGTTGGTGATCGCCTTAAAGCAGGTGAGCGCTATGGCTTCATTCGCTTTGGATCTCGTGTAGATGTTTATTTACCCCTGACAGCTGAGCCTCTTGTTGCCGTTGGCGATAAAGTTTTTGCAACAAATACCGCTTTGGCACGTGTGCCAGGTCTAGATTGA
- the ilvC gene encoding ketol-acid reductoisomerase has translation MKVFYDKDADLSLIKGKKVTIIGYGSQGHAHALNLKDSGVNVTVGLRKNGASWSKAANAGLTVKEVAEAVKDADVVMMLLPDEQIADVYNKEVHANIKQGAALAFAHGFNVHYGQVQPRADLDVIMIAPKAPGHTVRGTYSQGGGVPHLIAVYQDKSGSARDVALSYATANGGGRAGIIETNFREETETDLFGEQAVLCGGAVELIKAGFETLVEAGYAPEMAYFECLHELKLIVDLIYEGGIANMNYSISNNAEYGEYVTGPRVVTEDTKNAMRKCLKDIQTGEYAKSFILENKAGAPTLISRRRLNAEHDIEVVGAKLRAMMPWIAKNKLVDQTKN, from the coding sequence ATGAAAGTTTTTTACGATAAAGACGCAGATTTGTCCCTCATTAAGGGCAAGAAAGTCACCATCATTGGTTACGGTTCACAAGGCCATGCACACGCTTTGAACCTCAAAGATTCTGGCGTGAACGTGACCGTTGGTTTGCGTAAGAACGGCGCTTCCTGGAGCAAGGCAGCAAACGCAGGTTTGACTGTTAAAGAAGTGGCAGAAGCTGTTAAAGATGCTGATGTAGTCATGATGCTTTTGCCAGACGAGCAAATCGCTGATGTATACAACAAAGAAGTTCATGCCAATATTAAGCAAGGCGCTGCTTTGGCATTTGCTCACGGCTTTAATGTGCACTACGGTCAGGTTCAGCCACGCGCTGATTTAGATGTGATCATGATTGCACCTAAAGCACCTGGACACACTGTTCGTGGTACTTACTCACAAGGCGGTGGTGTGCCTCATTTGATCGCTGTATATCAAGATAAATCTGGTTCTGCACGTGATGTTGCCTTGTCTTATGCAACAGCAAACGGGGGTGGCCGTGCTGGCATCATTGAAACAAACTTCCGCGAAGAAACTGAGACTGACTTGTTTGGTGAACAGGCTGTTCTCTGCGGTGGCGCAGTTGAATTGATCAAGGCTGGTTTTGAGACTTTGGTTGAAGCTGGTTACGCACCGGAAATGGCTTACTTTGAGTGCTTGCACGAGCTCAAGTTGATCGTTGACTTGATCTATGAGGGTGGTATTGCCAATATGAACTACTCCATCTCAAACAATGCTGAGTATGGTGAATATGTTACTGGCCCACGTGTGGTGACGGAAGATACTAAAAACGCAATGCGTAAGTGCCTCAAAGATATTCAGACTGGTGAATATGCTAAGAGCTTCATTCTTGAAAACAAGGCTGGTGCTCCCACCTTGATCTCACGTCGTCGTTTGAACGCTGAGCATGACATCGAAGTGGTTGGCGCTAAGTTACGTGCAATGATGCCTTGGATTGCAAAGAACAAATTAGTTGATCAGACTAAGAACTAA
- the ilvN gene encoding acetolactate synthase small subunit, translating into MRHIISVLIENEPGALSRVVGLFSARGYNIDTLSVAPTEDPSLSRMTIVTFGSDDVIEQITKHLNRLVEVVKVFDLSEGPHIERELMMIRVRAVGKEREELKRTTDIFRGRIIDVTDKSYTIELTGDGAKLDAFIDSIDRTSILETVRSGGSGIGRGERILKV; encoded by the coding sequence ATGCGACACATTATTTCTGTACTTATTGAAAATGAGCCGGGCGCGCTTTCTAGGGTTGTCGGTTTATTCTCTGCTCGCGGTTACAACATTGATACTTTGAGCGTAGCGCCAACCGAAGATCCATCCTTATCGCGCATGACCATTGTTACTTTTGGCTCTGATGATGTGATTGAGCAAATTACCAAGCACCTTAACCGCTTGGTTGAGGTTGTGAAGGTATTTGATTTGAGCGAGGGTCCGCATATTGAGCGTGAACTCATGATGATTAGGGTGCGCGCTGTAGGTAAAGAGCGTGAGGAGCTGAAGCGAACAACCGATATCTTCCGCGGTCGCATTATTGATGTCACAGATAAGAGCTACACCATTGAATTGACTGGCGATGGCGCCAAGCTAGATGCCTTTATTGACTCTATTGATCGCACATCGATATTAGAAACAGTGCGTTCAGGAGGTTCAGGTATTGGTCGCGGTGAACGTATTCTGAAAGTTTAA
- a CDS encoding acetolactate synthase 3 catalytic subunit, translated as MNTSSAEFLASKANKDSANTNSVAAAPEIIGAEMLVYALHKEGVEYVWGYPGGSVLFIYDEIFKQDKFEHILVRHEQAAVHAADGYARATGKVGVALVTSGPGVTNAVTGIATAYTDSIPMVIISGNVPTYAIGEDAFQEADTVGITRPVVKHNFLVKDVRDLPLVLKKAFHIAQTGRPGPVLIDIPKDVSAAKGPFVYPETLEMRSYNPVIKGHSGQIRKAVTLLQEAERPYIYTGGGVILADAALELKEFADLLGYPVTNTLMGLGGFPGTSPQFVGMLGMHGTYEANMAMQHSDVLIAIGARFDDRVIGNTVHFASHPRKIIHIDTDPSVISKRVKVDVPIVGNLKEVLVEMTAQLKAAGPRKNGDKVAAWWDQINEWRKKDCLKYDEASQIVKPQYVVQKLWELTGGDAFICSDVGQHQMWAAQFYKFDKLRRWINSGGLGTMGVGLPYAMGIKKAFPEKDVFTITGEGSIQMCIQELSTCKQYDTPVKIVSLNNRYLGMVRQWQELTYNKRYSSSYMDSLPDFVKLAEAYGHVGMRIEKKSDVEGALKEAIRLKDRTVFMDFQTDPEENVWPMVQAGKGITEMLLGSEDL; from the coding sequence ATGAATACAAGCAGCGCCGAATTCTTAGCTAGCAAAGCTAACAAAGACTCAGCAAATACTAATTCCGTAGCAGCAGCCCCAGAAATCATTGGCGCTGAGATGCTCGTGTATGCACTGCACAAAGAGGGTGTTGAATATGTTTGGGGTTACCCAGGCGGTTCCGTTCTCTTTATCTACGATGAAATTTTTAAACAAGACAAGTTCGAGCACATATTGGTACGCCATGAACAAGCGGCGGTTCACGCGGCTGATGGTTATGCACGCGCTACCGGTAAAGTTGGGGTTGCACTAGTAACCTCGGGTCCTGGTGTGACAAATGCGGTAACCGGTATTGCCACTGCCTACACTGATTCGATCCCAATGGTGATTATTAGTGGTAACGTACCCACGTATGCGATTGGTGAAGACGCATTCCAGGAAGCTGATACTGTTGGCATCACTCGTCCGGTGGTAAAGCATAATTTCCTTGTCAAGGATGTTAGAGATTTGCCACTGGTGCTGAAAAAAGCTTTTCACATTGCCCAGACTGGTCGTCCAGGCCCTGTATTGATTGATATTCCTAAGGACGTTTCAGCAGCTAAGGGTCCTTTTGTATATCCAGAGACCTTGGAAATGCGTTCCTACAACCCTGTGATCAAGGGGCATAGTGGACAAATTCGCAAAGCAGTTACTTTGTTGCAAGAGGCAGAGCGCCCATACATCTATACCGGTGGTGGCGTGATCTTAGCCGATGCCGCACTTGAGCTAAAAGAGTTCGCGGATCTATTGGGTTATCCAGTTACCAATACCTTGATGGGTCTTGGTGGCTTCCCAGGGACCAGCCCTCAGTTTGTCGGCATGTTGGGTATGCATGGAACATACGAAGCCAATATGGCAATGCAACACAGTGATGTATTGATTGCGATTGGCGCTCGATTTGATGATCGCGTGATTGGAAACACTGTTCACTTTGCAAGTCATCCCCGCAAAATTATTCACATTGATACCGATCCATCCGTGATCTCTAAGCGTGTGAAAGTGGATGTGCCTATTGTTGGTAATCTCAAAGAAGTATTGGTTGAGATGACAGCTCAGCTCAAAGCTGCTGGCCCTCGTAAAAACGGCGATAAAGTCGCTGCTTGGTGGGATCAGATCAACGAGTGGCGCAAAAAAGATTGCTTGAAGTATGACGAGGCATCCCAAATTGTTAAACCACAATACGTGGTTCAAAAATTATGGGAGCTGACAGGCGGTGATGCATTTATTTGCTCTGACGTAGGCCAGCATCAGATGTGGGCCGCTCAGTTCTACAAGTTTGATAAACTACGTCGTTGGATCAACTCTGGTGGTCTAGGAACCATGGGAGTTGGCTTGCCGTACGCAATGGGTATCAAGAAAGCATTTCCAGAAAAGGATGTATTCACTATTACTGGTGAAGGCTCGATTCAGATGTGTATTCAAGAACTCTCAACCTGCAAGCAGTACGACACACCAGTGAAAATTGTTTCTTTAAACAATCGTTACTTGGGAATGGTTCGCCAATGGCAAGAGTTGACTTATAACAAGCGCTATTCCAGCTCCTACATGGATTCATTGCCTGATTTTGTGAAGTTGGCAGAGGCTTATGGTCACGTTGGTATGCGTATCGAGAAAAAATCCGATGTAGAGGGCGCTCTCAAAGAAGCAATTCGCTTAAAGGATCGCACGGTATTTATGGACTTCCAGACTGACCCAGAAGAAAACGTTTGGCCGATGGTTCAAGCGGGCAAGGGAATTACTGAAATGCTTTTGGGTAGTGAGGATCTGTAA